Proteins encoded by one window of Streptomyces sp. NBC_01571:
- a CDS encoding aminotransferase class I/II-fold pyridoxal phosphate-dependent enzyme: MHPVLAEDRARLTELLRSVSELAGRELAAVDARPAARLGAAPKPQPLPAEGAGTEGALARFAERWSPGFSGSAGPRYLGFVTGGATPAALTADWLTSVYDQNVGGSTGSSAAALERETLAWLRELFGLSEAHSGAFVTGATMSNTVGLAIGREWLGEQWKVSVSHDGAAALGPVTVLSGAPHSSIGKAASVLGLGRASVRRVPLLPGNREAVDVAALADALEKMDGRPAIVVANAGTVDTVDFDDLRAIAALKERHSFWLHVDGAFGAFAALLPSHSHLTDGLDAADSVCLDLHKWLNVPYDSAVAFTRRQDLQVRVFHNSSPYLGTPSLPDPDFLHLTPENSRRLRALTAWFSLVAYGRDGHREIVARNTGLARRLGDAVVGVPHLRLLAPVRLNTVCFTLADGATPDRVQAAANAIAATGEVFVTPTVYGHVPALRAAFSNWRTTEPDMERALAAITDATAPVS; the protein is encoded by the coding sequence ATGCATCCCGTACTCGCCGAAGACCGCGCGCGCCTCACGGAACTGCTCCGGTCCGTGAGCGAGTTGGCGGGCCGGGAGCTGGCGGCGGTCGACGCCCGCCCCGCCGCGCGGCTCGGCGCCGCCCCGAAGCCGCAGCCTCTGCCCGCCGAGGGCGCGGGCACCGAAGGCGCGCTGGCCCGTTTCGCCGAGCGGTGGTCACCGGGCTTCTCCGGCAGCGCCGGACCCCGCTACCTCGGTTTCGTGACCGGGGGCGCGACGCCCGCCGCCCTCACCGCCGACTGGCTCACCAGCGTGTACGACCAGAACGTCGGCGGGAGCACCGGATCGTCCGCCGCCGCGCTCGAACGGGAGACGTTGGCCTGGCTGCGCGAGTTGTTCGGGCTGAGCGAGGCACACAGCGGGGCCTTCGTCACCGGCGCGACCATGTCGAACACGGTGGGCCTGGCCATCGGACGCGAGTGGCTGGGCGAACAGTGGAAGGTGTCCGTCTCCCACGACGGTGCGGCCGCGCTCGGCCCGGTCACGGTACTGTCCGGGGCACCGCACTCCAGTATCGGGAAGGCCGCGTCCGTCCTGGGCCTCGGCCGCGCGAGCGTACGGCGGGTCCCACTCCTGCCCGGCAACCGTGAGGCGGTCGACGTGGCGGCTCTGGCGGACGCGCTGGAGAAGATGGACGGCCGTCCCGCCATCGTCGTCGCCAACGCCGGAACCGTCGACACCGTCGACTTCGACGACCTGCGCGCCATCGCGGCACTCAAGGAGCGGCACAGCTTCTGGCTGCATGTCGACGGCGCCTTCGGGGCCTTCGCCGCGCTGCTCCCCTCCCACTCCCACCTGACCGACGGCCTGGACGCCGCGGACTCCGTCTGTCTGGACCTCCACAAGTGGTTGAACGTCCCCTATGACAGCGCGGTCGCGTTCACCCGGCGACAGGACCTCCAGGTCCGGGTCTTCCACAACTCCTCGCCCTACCTCGGCACGCCCTCCCTCCCCGACCCGGACTTCCTGCACCTCACTCCGGAGAACTCCCGGCGGCTGCGCGCCCTGACCGCCTGGTTCTCCCTGGTCGCCTACGGCCGGGACGGGCATCGTGAGATCGTCGCCCGCAACACCGGTCTCGCCCGGCGTCTCGGCGATGCCGTCGTCGGCGTCCCACACCTGCGACTCCTGGCGCCCGTGCGGCTCAACACCGTCTGCTTCACCCTCGCCGACGGTGCCACACCCGACCGTGTCCAGGCCGCCGCCAATGCCATCGCCGCCACCGGTGAAGTCTTCGTCACCCCGACCGTCTACGGTCACGTGCCCGCCCTGCGCGCGGCGTTCAGCAACTGGCGCACGACGGAGCCGGACATGGAACGGGCCCTCGCGGCGATCACCGACGCGACGGCACCGGTCTCGTAG
- a CDS encoding ABC transporter substrate-binding protein, with translation MSNTVTRIRLAVVAAAAGVAVLAGCSSPAPSSDASAASCEPAKGKVTLQYWNTVPGMDKVVALWNKKNPDIQVQMKNISNDQYGTIGNALKAGKAPELAQVGYDELPFLRTQNAFVDASACSAATAAKSKFVPWTWSQSSFGGTGVFAFPQDTGPMALYVRSDIFKQHGLAIPKTWDEYAADAQKLHKADSGLSITFFDPNNAEAFNGLLWQNNAEMYKYSGDKWHVSVASDQSKQVADYWQKLIDAKLVRTDLAHGSTQMYTAYQKNQIASYVGAAWGYSMFRDNLPDQAGKWSIVPMPTWGSSASSGDWGGSTVAFMKGNKHLYESVKFNSWLNTDPEALALENKLGGLYPAATAGSKLPALSQGVPYYNNEKIFDVFADSSKNIDTDFSWGPTQKTVNLSLQDAMAKATAGSGTLSDALSAAQATALKSMKDQAIPATAGK, from the coding sequence ATGAGCAACACAGTCACGCGCATCCGCCTCGCCGTCGTCGCTGCGGCAGCCGGTGTCGCCGTACTCGCCGGGTGCTCGTCGCCCGCGCCGTCGAGTGATGCATCCGCGGCCTCCTGCGAGCCCGCGAAGGGCAAGGTCACCCTCCAGTACTGGAACACCGTTCCGGGCATGGACAAGGTCGTCGCCCTCTGGAACAAGAAGAACCCGGACATCCAGGTTCAGATGAAGAACATCTCCAACGACCAGTACGGCACCATCGGCAACGCCCTCAAGGCGGGCAAGGCGCCGGAGCTCGCCCAGGTCGGTTACGACGAACTCCCCTTCCTGCGCACCCAGAACGCCTTCGTGGACGCCTCGGCCTGCTCGGCGGCCACCGCGGCCAAGTCGAAGTTCGTGCCCTGGACCTGGTCCCAGTCCAGCTTCGGCGGCACCGGCGTGTTCGCCTTCCCGCAGGACACCGGCCCGATGGCGCTCTACGTGCGCAGCGACATCTTCAAGCAGCACGGTCTGGCGATCCCCAAGACGTGGGACGAGTACGCGGCGGACGCGCAGAAGCTGCACAAGGCGGACTCCGGACTCAGCATCACCTTCTTCGATCCGAACAACGCCGAGGCGTTCAACGGACTGCTCTGGCAGAACAACGCCGAGATGTACAAGTACTCCGGCGACAAGTGGCACGTCTCGGTCGCGTCCGACCAGAGCAAGCAGGTCGCCGACTACTGGCAGAAGCTGATCGACGCCAAGCTCGTGCGCACCGACCTCGCCCACGGCTCGACCCAGATGTACACCGCGTACCAGAAGAACCAGATCGCCAGCTACGTCGGTGCCGCCTGGGGCTACAGCATGTTCCGCGACAACCTGCCCGACCAGGCCGGCAAGTGGTCCATCGTCCCGATGCCGACCTGGGGTTCGAGCGCCTCGTCCGGTGACTGGGGCGGTTCCACCGTCGCGTTCATGAAGGGCAACAAGCACCTGTACGAGTCGGTCAAGTTCAACTCCTGGCTGAACACCGACCCGGAGGCCCTCGCGCTGGAGAACAAGCTGGGCGGCCTCTACCCGGCGGCCACCGCCGGTTCGAAGCTTCCCGCCCTCTCGCAGGGCGTCCCGTACTACAACAACGAGAAGATCTTCGACGTCTTCGCCGACTCGTCCAAGAACATCGACACCGACTTCTCCTGGGGCCCCACCCAGAAGACGGTGAACCTGTCGCTTCAGGACGCGATGGCCAAGGCGACGGCGGGCAGCGGCACGCTCAGCGACGCGCTCTCGGCCGCGCAGGCGACCGCGCTGAAGTCGATGAAGGACCAGGCGATCCCGGCGACCGCGGGCAAGTGA
- a CDS encoding TMEM165/GDT1 family protein codes for MTFDPLAILTAFGLIFLAELPDKTMFASLAMGTRMRPLYVWFGTSTAFIVHVAIAVGAGSLLGMLPGMAVKLVSAALFAFGAFVLLRGGDDDDEDGTAKTVTGFWPVYTTAFMAVFISEWGDLTQITTANLAATNGWLPTAIGSALALMSVSALALLVGRFIAQRVPLKNVQRIGALCMAGLAVWTLVEAFTG; via the coding sequence ATGACCTTCGACCCCCTGGCGATCCTCACCGCCTTCGGGCTGATCTTCCTCGCGGAGCTCCCTGACAAGACCATGTTCGCGTCACTGGCCATGGGTACCAGGATGCGGCCGCTGTACGTGTGGTTCGGCACCTCCACCGCCTTCATCGTGCACGTCGCCATCGCCGTCGGCGCCGGCAGTCTGCTCGGCATGCTTCCGGGCATGGCCGTCAAGCTCGTCTCCGCGGCGCTGTTCGCGTTCGGCGCCTTCGTCCTGCTGCGCGGGGGAGACGATGACGACGAGGACGGCACCGCGAAGACGGTGACCGGCTTCTGGCCCGTCTACACCACGGCCTTCATGGCCGTCTTCATCAGCGAATGGGGCGACCTCACCCAGATCACCACGGCCAACCTGGCCGCCACCAACGGCTGGCTGCCCACCGCCATCGGCTCGGCCCTCGCCCTGATGTCGGTCTCCGCGCTCGCCCTGCTGGTGGGCCGTTTCATCGCCCAGCGCGTTCCCCTGAAGAACGTCCAGCGCATCGGCGCCCTGTGCATGGCCGGACTCGCCGTCTGGACCCTGGTCGAAGCCTTCACCGGCTGA
- a CDS encoding glycoside hydrolase family 38 C-terminal domain-containing protein has protein sequence MQNSADSAVFVPHFHWDREWYEPFQVFRHRLVTALDTVLETAEANPDFRFTVDGQMAAIEDYLEMRPENRDRVVALVAGGRLAIGPWLILLDEFLCSGETIVRNLQMGWAAAADLGGSMPIGYLPDMFGHVAQMPQILARAGIEHAALWRGVPGSVDGHAFRWRAPDGSEVRTEFLFDGYDNGLDVLLVPDQIGRALGEYAEMTAERWGDDPLLAMAGTDHNAPDPQLATWLRRASSEERAITIATLDEYIREHVRDEVTAVVTGELRSHVRGNILPGVLSVRLALKQRMAAAERTVDHAERMNALWSGRDDSPFLSLAWHKIIESSAHDSVVGSGTDETSDQVEARLAEAAQTARAVRDAAVAEPAARVPSDGYLVANPLPFPRTALAEVDVVAPPEGTVLVATADDGSAHPVQLVSQAPTVLADERMDASQLERVLRRIHRRELFGRLIDHYELTAGSLVFHLAEVPSSGPFDLLILRREVAAAAAAHPGEWRVLTLEEARATALVPVEVPAAGLTSFRVAPSDSAPARPTGFAPATATARTLSNGLVEVTIAADGTLDVTGADGTVLHGVGRLVDGGDRGDSYNYAPPARDVLVSEPTEVATELLEDGPLRSRIRVTRVYEWPAALSSERDVRGARTVPTPVETLVEVRAGEPFVRVSTSFLNQSADHRLRFHVPLPEPAAGSASAGQFAVTERGLTAEGGWGEYPIPTFPASAFVSAGAANVLLDHATEYELVGDGSELAITLLRAIGSISVNIHPLRDEPAASEIPAPGAQDLGVRVENRFAVVPSATGWQGANVVALAEDFRNDVLVIRGTAPAEGRLPPAATGVRVDGRDVLVSSIRRVADDERGAGTEMRLVAMSDAGSAVRVTGVFTEATTVDLLGRPLSTAPAADGLELALGPWEIRTVVVR, from the coding sequence ATGCAGAACTCCGCCGACTCTGCCGTTTTCGTGCCCCATTTCCACTGGGACCGGGAATGGTACGAGCCTTTCCAGGTGTTCCGGCACCGCCTCGTCACCGCTCTCGACACCGTGCTGGAGACAGCCGAGGCGAACCCGGACTTCCGGTTCACCGTCGACGGGCAGATGGCCGCGATCGAGGACTACCTGGAGATGCGCCCGGAGAACCGCGACCGTGTCGTGGCCCTGGTCGCCGGCGGCCGACTCGCCATCGGTCCCTGGCTCATCCTGCTCGACGAGTTCCTCTGCTCCGGCGAGACCATCGTGCGCAACCTGCAGATGGGCTGGGCGGCCGCGGCGGACCTCGGCGGCTCGATGCCCATCGGCTATCTGCCCGACATGTTCGGCCACGTCGCGCAGATGCCACAGATCCTGGCGCGCGCCGGGATCGAGCACGCGGCACTGTGGCGCGGTGTACCGGGCTCCGTCGACGGCCACGCCTTCCGCTGGCGCGCCCCCGACGGCTCCGAGGTGCGCACCGAGTTCCTCTTCGACGGCTACGACAACGGCCTCGACGTCCTGCTGGTGCCCGACCAGATCGGGCGCGCGCTAGGCGAGTACGCGGAGATGACGGCCGAGCGGTGGGGCGACGACCCGCTGCTCGCGATGGCCGGCACCGACCACAACGCGCCCGACCCTCAGCTCGCGACCTGGCTGCGGCGCGCGTCGAGCGAGGAGCGCGCCATCACCATCGCGACCCTCGACGAGTACATCCGTGAGCACGTACGCGACGAGGTCACCGCCGTCGTCACCGGCGAGCTGCGCAGCCATGTGCGCGGCAACATCCTCCCGGGCGTGCTCTCCGTGCGCCTCGCGCTCAAGCAGCGGATGGCCGCCGCCGAGCGCACCGTCGACCACGCCGAGCGGATGAACGCCCTGTGGTCCGGCCGGGACGACTCGCCCTTCCTCTCGCTCGCCTGGCACAAGATCATCGAGTCGTCCGCGCACGACTCGGTCGTCGGCTCCGGCACCGACGAGACCTCCGACCAGGTCGAGGCCCGTCTCGCCGAGGCCGCGCAGACCGCCCGTGCGGTCCGGGACGCCGCCGTCGCCGAGCCCGCCGCCCGGGTGCCGAGCGACGGTTACCTGGTCGCCAACCCGTTGCCCTTCCCGCGTACGGCCCTGGCCGAGGTGGATGTCGTGGCCCCGCCCGAGGGAACCGTGCTCGTCGCGACCGCCGACGACGGCTCGGCCCACCCCGTGCAGCTCGTCTCCCAGGCCCCGACCGTGCTCGCCGACGAGCGCATGGACGCCTCGCAGCTCGAACGCGTGCTGCGCCGCATCCACCGCCGCGAGCTCTTCGGCCGTCTGATCGACCACTACGAACTCACCGCCGGGTCGCTCGTCTTCCACCTCGCCGAGGTGCCGAGCAGCGGACCGTTCGACCTGCTGATCCTGCGCCGCGAGGTCGCCGCCGCGGCCGCCGCGCATCCGGGGGAGTGGCGGGTGCTGACCCTGGAGGAGGCACGGGCGACCGCGCTGGTGCCCGTGGAGGTCCCCGCCGCCGGGCTCACGAGTTTCCGGGTCGCACCGAGCGACAGCGCCCCCGCCCGCCCGACCGGGTTCGCACCCGCGACGGCGACGGCCCGCACGCTGTCGAACGGACTGGTCGAGGTGACGATCGCCGCCGACGGCACCCTGGACGTGACCGGCGCCGACGGCACGGTGCTGCACGGTGTGGGTCGCCTCGTCGACGGCGGTGACCGCGGCGACAGCTACAACTACGCCCCTCCGGCCCGGGACGTGCTCGTGTCGGAGCCCACGGAGGTCGCCACCGAACTTCTGGAGGACGGCCCGCTGCGCTCCAGGATCCGGGTCACCCGGGTCTACGAGTGGCCCGCGGCCCTCTCCTCCGAACGCGACGTCCGTGGCGCCCGCACCGTGCCGACCCCGGTGGAGACGCTCGTGGAGGTACGGGCGGGCGAACCGTTCGTGCGCGTCTCGACGTCGTTCCTGAACCAGTCCGCCGACCACCGGCTGCGCTTCCACGTGCCGCTGCCCGAGCCGGCGGCCGGATCCGCGTCCGCCGGACAGTTCGCCGTCACCGAGCGCGGGCTCACCGCCGAGGGCGGCTGGGGCGAGTACCCGATCCCGACCTTCCCCGCGAGTGCGTTCGTGTCGGCCGGTGCCGCCAACGTCCTGCTCGACCACGCCACCGAGTACGAACTGGTCGGGGACGGCTCCGAACTCGCCATCACGCTGCTGCGCGCGATCGGCTCGATCAGCGTCAACATCCATCCCCTGCGGGACGAGCCCGCGGCGAGCGAGATTCCCGCACCGGGCGCGCAGGATCTCGGCGTGCGCGTCGAGAACCGCTTCGCCGTCGTGCCCTCGGCGACCGGCTGGCAGGGCGCGAACGTGGTCGCCCTCGCCGAGGACTTCCGCAACGACGTGCTGGTCATCCGCGGGACCGCACCCGCCGAAGGCCGACTGCCGCCCGCCGCGACCGGCGTGCGGGTCGACGGCAGGGACGTCCTCGTGTCGAGCATCCGCCGCGTCGCCGACGACGAGCGCGGAGCCGGCACCGAGATGCGGTTGGTGGCCATGAGCGACGCGGGGTCGGCCGTCCGTGTGACCGGCGTGTTCACCGAGGCCACCACGGTCGACCTGCTCGGCCGCCCCCTGTCCACGGCACCGGCCGCGGACGGACTCGAACTCGCCCTCGGCCCCTGGGAGATCCGAACCGTCGTGGTCCGGTAA
- a CDS encoding carbohydrate ABC transporter permease yields the protein MTDIAPRATRVVASTGGRRRQRGGGPRARTIAAFLTPFFLPFVLFYLVPVGYAVWQSFLVVRRTGGQYGTSYTTFGGFEQYTKVFQNDEFWSSIGRIGLFGVVQVPVMLFVALIMALLLDTPLLKLKSFFRITAFMPYAVPGVIAAIMWSYLYSPQISPLVDGLKSVGLHPDFLGPGAVLWSAANVSTWLWTGYNMLIMFSALQSIPQELYEAAKLDGASNWTIAWQIKVPIIAPSIILTTVFSIIGTLQLYAEPAVLRQISSNISSTYTPNMLAYAVASGNNYQQAAAISVVIAVITFVLSFGFMRLTSKKAGL from the coding sequence ATGACTGACATCGCACCCCGCGCGACCCGCGTGGTGGCGTCTACGGGGGGCCGTCGCCGTCAGCGCGGCGGCGGCCCCCGGGCCCGCACCATCGCCGCGTTCCTGACCCCGTTCTTCCTCCCGTTCGTGCTCTTCTACCTGGTCCCCGTCGGCTACGCGGTCTGGCAGAGCTTCCTCGTCGTGCGCCGCACCGGCGGCCAGTACGGCACGTCGTACACCACCTTCGGCGGCTTCGAGCAGTACACGAAGGTGTTCCAGAACGACGAGTTCTGGTCCAGCATCGGACGCATCGGACTGTTCGGCGTCGTACAGGTGCCGGTCATGCTGTTCGTCGCGCTGATCATGGCGCTGCTGCTCGACACCCCGTTGCTGAAGCTCAAGTCGTTCTTCCGCATCACGGCGTTCATGCCGTACGCCGTACCCGGTGTCATCGCCGCGATCATGTGGTCCTACCTGTACTCGCCGCAGATCAGCCCACTGGTCGACGGGCTGAAAAGCGTCGGGCTCCACCCCGACTTCCTCGGTCCGGGAGCCGTGCTGTGGTCGGCGGCGAACGTCTCCACCTGGCTCTGGACCGGCTACAACATGCTGATCATGTTCTCGGCACTGCAGTCGATCCCGCAGGAGCTCTACGAAGCCGCCAAGCTCGACGGCGCGAGCAACTGGACGATCGCCTGGCAGATCAAGGTCCCGATCATCGCGCCGTCGATCATCCTCACCACGGTGTTCTCGATCATCGGCACCCTGCAGCTCTACGCCGAGCCGGCCGTCCTGCGGCAGATCTCCTCGAACATCTCCAGCACGTACACACCGAACATGCTCGCGTACGCGGTGGCCTCCGGAAACAACTACCAGCAGGCAGCAGCGATCTCCGTGGTCATCGCCGTCATCACCTTCGTCCTGAGCTTCGGTTTCATGCGACTGACCTCGAAGAAGGCCGGACTGTGA
- a CDS encoding LacI family DNA-binding transcriptional regulator, whose translation MVSSSVSGEPRKVTIHDVARSAGVSRQTVSRALNDKDEIDGSTKQRVLDAARALGYRPSRFARGLVRQDTTTIGLVIPDLLNPFFTEVAAAALEAARARGWHVVVYDTADRAEEERGTLQVISSQVDAVVGYFSCPEDELQLFTRGMPVVLIGREHHTARFSSIRIDGEEGVHAAVAHLVAAGHTRIGMLDHHGRVDPSLRRDWFTAAAVSHGIDADVVVGADQSADGGGAALRALLYAHPDVTAVFTFNDIIAIGVLREARRLGRSVPQDLAVIGFDGLQLGALVEPPLASVALDTRKLGALAIEQVARLLTGASPLTDDDLVVRAELRLGGSA comes from the coding sequence ATGGTGTCGTCGTCGGTGTCGGGGGAGCCCCGGAAAGTCACGATCCATGACGTCGCCCGGTCCGCCGGGGTGTCCCGGCAGACCGTGTCGAGGGCACTGAACGACAAGGACGAGATCGACGGCTCCACGAAACAGCGCGTCCTCGACGCCGCCCGCGCGCTCGGATACCGGCCGAGCCGGTTCGCCCGCGGTCTGGTCCGGCAGGACACCACCACCATCGGGCTGGTCATACCCGACCTGCTCAACCCCTTCTTCACGGAGGTCGCGGCGGCCGCGCTGGAGGCGGCCCGGGCGCGCGGCTGGCACGTGGTCGTGTACGACACGGCGGACAGGGCCGAAGAGGAACGCGGCACCCTCCAGGTGATCAGCTCGCAGGTGGACGCGGTCGTCGGATACTTCAGCTGCCCCGAGGACGAACTCCAGCTGTTCACCCGTGGCATGCCGGTGGTGCTCATCGGCCGTGAGCACCACACCGCGCGCTTCAGCTCGATCCGGATCGACGGCGAGGAGGGCGTCCACGCCGCGGTCGCGCACCTGGTCGCGGCCGGGCACACGCGGATCGGCATGCTCGACCACCACGGTCGCGTCGACCCCAGCCTCCGGCGCGATTGGTTCACGGCGGCCGCGGTGTCGCACGGCATCGACGCCGACGTGGTGGTCGGCGCCGACCAGTCGGCCGACGGCGGTGGAGCGGCGCTCAGGGCCCTGCTCTACGCCCATCCCGACGTCACCGCGGTTTTCACCTTCAACGACATCATCGCGATCGGTGTCCTGCGCGAGGCGCGCCGGCTCGGCAGGAGCGTCCCGCAGGATCTGGCCGTGATCGGCTTCGACGGCCTGCAACTGGGCGCGCTCGTCGAGCCCCCGCTCGCCAGCGTCGCCCTGGACACGCGCAAGCTCGGCGCGCTCGCCATCGAGCAGGTCGCACGGCTGCTGACCGGGGCGAGCCCGCTCACCGACGACGACCTCGTGGTCCGCGCCGAGCTGCGGCTGGGCGGGTCCGCTTAA
- a CDS encoding MFS transporter → MPLALLALAVVAFGIGTTEFATMGLLPQIADGVGVSVPHAGNLVSAYALGVVVGAPVLTGIGARVPHKRLLLLLSGLFVVGNLASALAPGFGLLFAARFLAGLPHGALFGVGAVVASRLVAPERAARAVSKMFLGLTVANIVGVPAGTILGQQLGWRWAYGAVAVIGLIALASLALFVPHQPRGRQAGIGHELRAMGNRQVAIGLATAVIGFGGFFAVYSYLVPMLTNLTGISDSSTTLVLALYGVGMTLGTLIAGPLTDRALRPTLYVGLTLLAAALVAFYFTVHSTVPALLTIAFIGAVGALITTPVQMLLMAKAKDAPTMAAASNHSAFNLANAGGAWLGGLAISAGWGWASPSLVGAALAVAGLGLAFTGGFMDRGSPGSMVVTSSGGEEPKAAAQDVARGARGADVPALSPRAAEAPQNLD, encoded by the coding sequence ATGCCACTTGCCTTGCTGGCCCTGGCTGTCGTCGCGTTCGGTATCGGCACGACCGAGTTCGCCACGATGGGGCTGCTGCCCCAGATCGCCGACGGCGTGGGCGTCTCGGTGCCGCACGCCGGCAACCTCGTGTCGGCCTACGCGCTCGGTGTCGTCGTGGGTGCGCCCGTACTGACGGGCATCGGTGCGCGCGTCCCCCACAAGCGACTGCTGCTGCTTCTGTCCGGCCTGTTCGTGGTCGGCAATCTCGCGTCCGCGCTCGCTCCCGGCTTCGGTCTCCTGTTCGCCGCGCGTTTTCTGGCGGGTCTGCCGCACGGCGCGCTGTTCGGCGTGGGCGCCGTCGTGGCCTCACGACTGGTCGCGCCCGAACGGGCCGCGCGCGCGGTCTCCAAAATGTTCCTGGGTCTCACCGTCGCGAACATCGTCGGTGTCCCGGCCGGGACGATCCTCGGGCAGCAGCTGGGCTGGCGGTGGGCCTACGGTGCTGTCGCCGTCATCGGGCTCATCGCGCTCGCTTCGCTGGCCCTGTTCGTGCCTCATCAGCCGCGCGGCCGGCAGGCGGGCATCGGCCACGAGCTGCGGGCGATGGGGAACAGGCAGGTGGCGATCGGTCTGGCCACGGCGGTGATCGGGTTCGGCGGATTCTTCGCCGTCTACAGCTATCTGGTGCCCATGTTGACGAATCTGACGGGCATCTCCGACTCCTCGACCACCTTGGTCCTCGCGCTCTACGGCGTCGGTATGACGCTGGGCACGCTGATCGCGGGCCCCCTCACCGACCGGGCCCTGCGTCCGACGCTGTACGTGGGGCTCACCCTGCTCGCCGCGGCGCTGGTGGCGTTCTACTTCACCGTGCACAGCACCGTGCCCGCCCTGCTGACGATCGCCTTCATCGGCGCGGTGGGAGCCCTCATCACCACACCCGTCCAGATGCTGCTCATGGCCAAGGCGAAGGACGCTCCCACCATGGCCGCGGCCTCCAACCACTCCGCCTTCAACCTGGCCAACGCGGGCGGTGCCTGGCTCGGCGGTCTGGCCATCTCCGCCGGCTGGGGCTGGGCCTCGCCCAGTCTGGTCGGTGCGGCTCTCGCGGTGGCGGGCCTCGGCCTGGCCTTCACAGGCGGGTTCATGGACCGGGGCAGTCCTGGCTCCATGGTGGTCACTTCGTCCGGCGGGGAGGAACCGAAGGCGGCCGCACAGGACGTGGCCCGGGGCGCCCGGGGCGCGGACGTGCCGGCCCTCTCCCCGCGGGCGGCGGAGGCTCCCCAGAACCTGGACTGA
- a CDS encoding carbohydrate ABC transporter permease, which translates to MALMFLLAIYFLLPVYFLIVAATKPQSDLASTNGLAFSHFDLFSNLSTLFSRSDGIFVKWALNSVIYAVLGAAVGTLISALCGYALAKFTFRGREFLFSVILGGVLVPTTALALPLFLLFSATGIVNTYLAVFLPSIVSPFGVYLARIFASAAVPEEILESARLDGAGEFRTFFSVAIRLMGPSLVTIFLFQFVAIWNNFFLPMVMLQKESLFPITLGLFEWNGQTARAPLLQESVITGSLVSIVPVIILFLLLQRFWRTGLASGALK; encoded by the coding sequence ATGGCGCTGATGTTCCTGCTGGCGATCTACTTCCTGCTGCCGGTCTACTTCCTGATCGTCGCCGCGACGAAGCCGCAGAGCGACCTCGCCTCCACCAACGGTCTGGCGTTCTCGCACTTCGACCTGTTCAGCAACCTGAGCACCCTGTTCAGCCGCAGCGACGGCATCTTCGTCAAGTGGGCCCTGAACAGCGTGATCTACGCGGTGCTGGGCGCCGCCGTCGGCACCCTGATCTCCGCGCTGTGCGGCTACGCGCTCGCCAAGTTCACCTTCCGGGGCCGCGAGTTCCTGTTCTCGGTCATCCTCGGCGGCGTCCTCGTCCCCACCACCGCGCTCGCGCTCCCGCTCTTCCTGCTGTTCTCCGCGACCGGGATCGTCAACACCTACCTCGCGGTGTTCCTGCCCAGCATCGTCAGCCCGTTCGGCGTCTATCTCGCCCGCATCTTCGCCTCCGCCGCGGTCCCCGAGGAGATCCTCGAATCGGCTCGGCTGGACGGCGCCGGTGAGTTCCGCACCTTCTTCTCGGTGGCGATCAGGCTGATGGGGCCCTCCCTGGTGACCATCTTCCTGTTCCAGTTCGTCGCGATCTGGAACAACTTCTTCCTCCCGATGGTGATGCTGCAGAAGGAGTCCCTCTTCCCGATCACGCTCGGCCTCTTCGAGTGGAACGGTCAGACCGCCCGTGCCCCGCTCCTGCAGGAATCCGTGATCACCGGCTCACTGGTCTCGATCGTGCCCGTGATCATCCTCTTCCTGCTCCTCCAGCGGTTCTGGCGCACCGGACTCGCCTCCGGTGCCCTCAAGTAA